DNA sequence from the Bradyrhizobium sp. CIAT3101 genome:
AATGGCCCGTCATTAACTAGATCGAACTTCGCCTTAACGCGCTGGCCCCCGCTGATATTCTGGCGGTTCGGCCTCGATCATTGTGCTTAGCTCTTGCGCAACAGCAGGCCTTCCGCCGCCCGTCGCGATTCGATCGAGCTCCTCACGCTTCATGCCGACTCGGTTGCCGCTTTCGATGAATTCGACTCCGTAGATGTAGAACTTCTGCAGGAAGGTGCCGATCGATACGACGTAGCCGACCTCGCCCTTCTTGGCCAAGATGTCGCCGATTTCTCTACCGGCATATGTGCCGTCATTGCGGATGGTGCGATTGGCCCGCACCTTCTCGCCGAAGTCGAAAGCGGGCGCGCTGGTCAGCTCGACGAGGTCGTTATTAGGAACCCCACTGCTCATGCTGATGCCCGCGGTCCTCGTTCTGCCTCGACTGCAAGCCGCGAGCGCGCGACGTCCCGCACTAGGCTGTATGGGTCATCGATAAGGCCTATGAGCTCAGACGGTGCGATCCGGCTCGCCACCTCGTGCCTGATACGCCAGTCTTGGTCGTGGCGCAGAAGCGACAATAACTGCGGAGACAGCCGCTGGGCTATCGTCAACCGCACCGACGCGTCACGGTCATCGACCATGCGAAGCAACCAATCTTCTGGAATACGCCGTGCTACCACACGGCGGACCTCGGCTTCCTCATCGTGGATCAATCCGCCGAGCAGCGATGGCGCGATCCGCCGCGCTACCACAAGGCGGACGTAATAGTATTTATCCGGAGCCATCAGCAGCAGCTCGTCTCCTTCGAGCCGAGTTGCGACCCTCATCCTGACTTCATCACAGGGATCATTCTGCAAATGCAGGACGTCGCGTCCGGGTAGGCGACGGACAGCGCTTGATCGCACAGTTCCATCCTCATCGGCGAGTAATGGCGGCAAAAGAAAGAGGCTGGCGAATTTCGCCGCTATCGCGCGCACCTCAAAATACGGGTGAGCGAGGTAGCTGTCCGCAAGCTCTGGATTCGAGTCGAAGAAACGATCAATCCGTTGAGCATGGCGGTCGTTGATACAAGCCTGTTTTGGTTGACAGCGGCCGGAGGTCTTCAGATCGACATGCGCGCAGCGCGTACAATCAATCGGGTCGTCCTGCCAATTTCGGGCCTCGTCGATGTCACCACTCATCGTATTGCCCCATGCGTTTAAGCACATGCAGGAGAACCTTGGCTCCAATCTTATCGCTGGGATCGAGCTCAAGAAGCTTTTGAACAGCCGTCCGCCCCTCCTCGATCTGACCGAGGCGTATTTGCAAATATGCATATCCTTTCAGCGAAAATAAGAAGAAGCGCGGCAGAATGCTTTCATACCGGCCGAACTCCGCGTCACTGGCTCGCACAAGGCGCCAGTCGGACGAAAAACTATTCACCTCAGCCGCCTTAGTTATGCAGCGCTGAGCAACCTGCAGCGCCTCGCCAAGTCGCGCCTTGTAGAAATAAAAGCGAAAGAGGCCTATCAGCACTGCCGCGTGCCCTGGCGCGAGCGCCTCCGCTTGGCGCAAGTGGCTTTCGGCAATGTCGTCGATGTGATAGAAAAGGCTGGCCTCCCACAGGTGATGCTCAGCTTCGCTAGGCAACCCATGTCCGAGCAAGGTGCTGGTGAGGAGCGCCTCATTGATTTCGGATTGTGGGCTGAACGGAGCATCTGGCATCGCTGGCAGCCTCTTCCAATCAATCGCCCGTGCTGGAGACTTTCTTGCGCTGTGGTAATAGCGACCAAGTCCGCTTCAGCTTATCGGGATCGACCGTCGCACCGCCGTGCAGCGGCAGCCGTCCGATCCTGCGTTTGAGGGGTCTGACGTGTTCGCGCCCGGCCTCAGGGTCAAAGATCCGCGGCTTTTGGAACAAGCTCATTTGACAAGCAAGCCCGGAACATCCGCCAGGGCTAATCGCAAGGCAGGAGTCGCAGCAGGCGAGGCCGTCGGACTGGAGAATTTTGCGGATGGCACGTACAGCTTTAACAATCCTGCGCTTCATATCCTGTCTCCTGCTCATGCGCGCACCTGGAAGCGCGCAAACGAAGTATCGATGACACAAGTGTTATCGACTGGACAGACGGCCACGCATTGCGGCTCATCGAAATGGCCGATGCATTCGGTACATTTTTTAGGATCAATCACAAACGTCCCGCCCTTCTCTGTGATCGCGACGTTCGGACATTCTGATTCGCATGCGGAGCAGCCCGTGCACTGCGATGCGATGATCTTGAATGGCATTATTTCTCCCATTTCACGCCGCGGAGATCAGCGTGCTTCGGCAGATCGCTGGATCGCCGAGCTCTATATGTTTGATCGCGCCGCTGTTGACCCGATCGAGATAGGCTTCGAACCAAGCGCTCGTCGACTTATCGATTGGCTCATAAGCGTATAGATCGACCGGCTCGACGCCAGCCCCGATCAATTCGGCCCTGGGACAGCCGCCGATCTTGGCGATGAATACCGCGTGGCAATCGTTGATGCTGCGGATTATGGTCCCGAGGTTTCTTTCCTCGGCATAGCCGCCCTGGCAGTACACATCGACGGGGCGATGGCCAACGAATTTGACGCCGCTTGTGGAGAGCTCATAGACTTGGAATTCCTTGGCATGACCAAAGTGCTCGTTGATCAGACCTGAACCCTTCGTCGCGACTGCCACCAGCACCTTAATGTCGCTATCGTCATCTGCGCATTTCGTAAGATCTGCGCGCTCGGCAATGGTCTTGGCGGAGCGCTCCTCCTCGATATTGGACTGATAGATCTTGCGGCTCTCGACATCATATTTGACATCCATCTGCATAATCTTCTCGGTTGTGAACTCCGCCCTGCGGTCTTCCCCGAGAAGGCCGACCGCGTCGGCCCGGCACTGGCGGCAATGGCGCATCATGTGCATGTCACCCTCGCAGCTATCATGTAGCGCCTTCAGTTCCCCTGGGGTCGGGCCACGCTGGCCACGCAGGCCGAACACGGTTCCGTGTTCGGGCGAGGAAATCAACGGCACGATGTTGTGCAGGAAGGCGCCGCGCCATTTCACGGCCTTGTTGACCTCGATGAGGTGCTGATCATTTATCCCGGGGATCATGACTGAGTTGATTTTGCAGAGGATGCCGAGCTTAGCGAGCATCTCCACTCCCTGGAGCTGTCGATCGTTGAGGATTTTTGCAGCTTGGATGCCGGTGTAGCGTTTGTGCTTGTAGAAAATCCAGGGATAGATCTTTGCGCCGATTTCGGGGTCGACCATGTTGATCGTAATTGTGACGTGGTCGACATTTAGTTTTTTAATGGTGTCGATGTGATCGGGCAACGCTAGACCGTTCGTTGACATACACAGCTTGAGATCGGGCGCTACTTCACGGATGAGCTCAAACGTCTTGAAGGTCTTTTCGGGGTTGGCGAGCGGGTCGCCAGGACCGGCGATGCCGACCACGGTCATCTGCGGGACGGTAGAAGCAACCGCCATCACTTTCCTAGCGGCCTGCTCGGGTGTCAGCCTCTCGCTCACCACGCCGGGGCGCGATTCATTGGTACAATCATATTTGCGGTTGCAGTAATTGCACTGGATATTGCAGGCTGGCGCGACCCCGACATGCATGCGCGCGTAGTGATGATGCGCTTGTTCACTGTAGCATGGGTGGTTTTTTACCTTCTCCCATGTCTCGGCTGGTATATCGCCACGGCCCGCAGGCGAACCGCAACCAGTCGTGCCGCCTCCGCTATTCCTGCCGCAGCGCATTTGCACCGCATTCAATTGCGTGATCTCGCCGATCTCGTTACCGATGCTCGATGCTTCCTGTTGCGTTGGAGCATCCATATGCCCAGTTCTCCCTTCCGGCCTGAACGGCTTGACGTATCCAGGTCTTAGCAACCGGTGTGCCATGGCAAAGCAGGAGATTTTCACGAACGTATTCAATTAGTTATAAGAAACATGGAGAGAGTGTTGCAAAGGTATGCTGGAAAGCAGACATGCTTTGTGGCGAACACGACTTGCGGCCGGCGCGAGCGTAAACGTTGACTGAGCCATCGCCCTCATTCGCTTATATTTTCCGTGAAAGGATGCCTCGCCGCGTGGTTGCGATGCAGGGCGCTTCCTTGCGAACTGCTGGAAAGAATGATTGCGCGATGCGCCCGCTAATTGGCCGAGAGGATCTCCACAGCATGGGTTAGCGGAATTGCGAGTGGCGTCACGCCCTGCTCGAGCAGGAAACGGCATTCATTCTTGGAGACCGTGTCAGGCTCGATAACTGCGTAGTGTACATCGGATGATCGCTTCGAAACCTGCCGCGCATAGGTCCGCAGAAGCTGGTCATTGAAGCGGCAGCCAAGAAATAGGAAGCTGCGGCCGGTACGGCGAACGATCACCTCCTTAGGAATCGGCGTCTGTATGTCGATTTCGGTTAGCACCTCAACATAGTCGGCATCGGACACCAGAAAATTCTTGGCCGGAGCGACGCTGCCGTGCGGCTTGTAGAGGATGATTCTCCAGTTTCTTGCCGAAGCGGAATCGACTTCGGCGCCCGCGGCATCATAGAAGCGATACCAGCGATGCTCCCTGAGACCGGCGCGGCTGATTCCTTGAATCTCGCCCCAATTGCTATGCCCAGCCAGGGCATTTCTCATCGCGCCATCGTACCAGCTGTCGACGATAAGCGGCAGCGGCAGCATTGAAAGAAGTCGGTGAAGCTGCGTTGGCTCGACGGGCTTGCAAAAAGCGTCCGCCATCATCGCTGTCAGCGCGGTGCGGTGCCTTGTGTTTTCGATGTACTGCGCGGACGCCCAGGCGTTCCCTCGCGCGCGCCTTGGCAAGGCCACCTTGGCGGCGAAGAATGCCGCTAGGTCCTCCGGGTTCATCGGCACACCCGTGTTCGACAACTCCGCTAAGCCGGTCCCGAGATAGGGAACAACATTGCCGCCACGAAGCCCCTTGCTAACCTTGCGGAGCACGGCCTCGGCAGCCGGGAGATGAACGAACTCGCTGCATGGATCGGGACGATTCATTCTTCCTCCCGGTCCCCGCCACGCTTCTTTGCGTTGACCGTAATCGGCAAAGTTGTGTCGCTCCTCATCTGCGGTAGATCGAGCACCCAGCCATTAGCGATTCTGATCCAGCCGCCCCAGAGCGTCTCGTACTCGGATTCAACAATCGGCTCTTCAAGATCCTTCTTGGGCACGTAAATCGAAAGACCAATTTCAGGAGAACGACGAATAATTACTTTCATCCAATGGACTCATTGCATCGAGAGTTGACTTCTTGCGCGCTCCAGCTAGCCCAGAAGATGCTTCTCTCAGTTTCATAATGATCTTCCGGAGCGCAACAACGACATGATCGACCTCCTCGCTGGTAGTCTCGCGAGACAGTGAGAAGCGGATCGCGCCGCGCAATCGGGCCGACGGTACGTTCATCGCGCGCAGCACATGCGATGGCTCCATAGAGCCGGCGCTGCAGGCTGATCCCAGCGACACGGCAACGCCGGCGCGGTTCAAATGATGAGTGATGGCTTCACCTTCCATATGTTCAAAGGCAATGTTTGATGTGTTTGGCAGCCGGTTCTCCTGGTCGCCAAGCACCACGCAGTTGCCGAGATCACGGATTCCATGCTCCAATCGATCGCGCATCGCGGCAATTTCCATCCGCTCCCGTCCGAGATCCACCGCAGCGAGCTCCGCAGCCCTACCCAGCCCAATGATGCCTGGCACATTCTCAGTGCCAGAGCGTCGGCGACGCTCCTGCGGTCCACCGAAGATCAGCCGCCTGAATTTTGTGTCTTTGCGCACATAGAGCGCGCCAATCCCTTTTGGACCATGAAGCTTGTGACCAGAAAGCGACAGCATGTCCACCTCGGTTGACTTCACGTTGATTGGAACTCGACCAACAGCCTGCACCGCATCAGTGTGGAACAGCGCGCCGACGGAGCGCGCCATCTTGGCAAGGACCTCGATCGGAAAGATCGTGCCGGTCTCATTATTGGCCCACATGACCGAAGCAACCGCAGTACGCGGAGACAACGCACGGCGATAAGCATCAATGTCCAGTCGGCCGGCGCGATCGACAGGAATTAGATGACACTTGTTGCCGCGACGTCCGAGCTCGTCTGCAAGCGAGAGGACGGCGGGATGTTCCACAGCCGTGGTGACGATCTCACCGCGGTGCTCCTGCACAGCAAGCGCCGAGAGGATCGCGGTATTGTCCGATTCGGTACCGCCTGAGGTAAAGACGATCTCGTGATCAGAGGCAGCACCAATCAGCGTCTGCACGCAGCTGCGAGCTGCCCTTATGCTTTCCGCGACTTTCCTGCCCACCTCATGCGCTGAGGAGGCATTGCCGAACTGCTCAGAAAAAAATGGCAGCATCGCCGCTACCACAGACGGATCCGTGCGTGTGGTTGCGTTGTTATCGAGGTAGATCGGCCGCACGTTTCGTCTTCCTTAGTTTCCATTTCTGGCAGATCCCGCGACCGGGATCAGGCGCACGAACTCGCCCAGCCGTTCGATCAATCGCGCCCGAATGCCTTCGAGGGTCACATTTGCGAGCTTGCAGAACACGCAGGCACCTGTGAGCTTGATCATGATCTTGTTGCCCTCGATCCCGATAAGCTCGCAATCTCCGCCGTCACGCTTCAGGTTAGGCCGGATTTCGTCGAGCACGGCACGGACGATCCGCTCGCGCTCCAAATCCTCGTTGGCTCTCATTTCTCTGGATTGTTCAGTCTCGACGAGCATTTGTCGCCTCTCTGCAGTCTTCCGCGCAAATCGGCCCTAGCTAAATGACTTTCCACATGAGCAGTTCGATTTTGCATTTGGATTGTCGAAGGTGAAACCCGAGCTCTCGAGCGACATCACGAAATCGATCGTGGTCCCGGCAAGGTGCTCGCGACTGTCGTTGTCGATAAACAGCTTGATGCCGCCTCGCTCGATCACAGTGTCGTCGGGCTTCGGTGCCTCCGCGAGGCCCATCGAATATTTGAACCCGGCGCAGCCGCCCCCTTCGACTATTATCCGCAGGCCGCTCACTGGCCGAGCTGCTGTAGAGATCGCGCTCTTCACCGCATTTTGCGCGGTTTCTGTCAGATTGATCATCGCCTTCCCTCTGCGCTGATTTGGTAAAATATTGGCAAGTCCCATGCCAAGGATCGTACTCCTAACAGCCCTTGTCTTTTGCCGCCTGACCGCGGCCCAAGGTGTGTAGAACTTCCGACACCAGGCTTGGCAGCTCGGGACGGCTTTGCCGCGAGTGTCGTGTTGAGAAGGAAATGTCTGCCTAGGCAAGGACGAAGGGCTGTCATTTTTAACGTTCGTTGCCCACGTGGGGAGCCGGCAAACAATTTGCATACAGGGCAAGGCGTTTTTATGCGATGCGACATCTGCACCGGCCACATCAAACGAGAGGATTCATGACGTTCATTGACAACACTGTTTTCGGTCGGCTCGACAGGGAAGGCCGTCTACTAAATGCGGTGCTAAAGGGGGAAACCACCAAGCCCGGCCGCTTCGGCTTCCGCGGCGATATCGCCCTGAAGTTCCAAACTCAGCTTGCCGATGAGAAGCGTCCGCCCGACTATTCGCTCGAGCAAGTATTGACTATCGCAAACGTGGGGGAGACAACGATCCCGGTCTTGGCCGGCTACCTCCATTCTTTTGCTTATCTAGCCGACGTCGCAAAAGTGTTGGATGGCGCATTGAGCCAGAAGGGTAGCTACTTCATTTTCTGCAACAACATCGACCTATTAGCGAAATATCGCACCAAGATCGGTGATATCACATTCAACGTGCTGCCATGTGACGAATCGACGGTCTGGAAGGAGATGATGGATCTCGCCGGTGTCGACAAGAACGACATTAAGAAGCTGGATACTGGAGGCAAGCTCGACTATCTGCTCGATGCCGCCAAGAATGTCGACGCCGGTTATGCCGAGATCTCATACGCGGAAGCTCTCGCGAAGATGAAGCCAGTGAAGAATCGCAACGAGAACCGTCCTGTCTAGCGTTTTGCGTCAGATCTCTTCTGCTCTCGTACGGCCAAGCTCGTTCGCACGGGAATGGGGTCTTTCAATCATCGCTGAGGACGGCTGGAGTGGCCCGACAAACGACAAATGCCCGCCAACGCCCAGGCTTCGCCACACCGATACTCTTACCGCGTCGAGGAGCGAGTGCGAAGATGGGTGAGGTGCCAGTACGTTGGGGTTTGACGAGACGGAATTCGAGTTGCTGCCTCATCAAAGCTGCCCGATTCTGTGCTGCGGCCCAAGGCAGCTTCCCATTGTGGATCTGCCCCCAGACACCTCATGGTACCGCACGCTTCCAACAGGGTTGTCGCGCGGTCAGACGCACGACGACGCTTTGAACTCTGACCGTGCCTTGACGCCACTTCTGGGATCGCGGACCTATATCTGGTTTACCGCGCAGGAGACCGAATGGAAATGGCAACACTGATCAAGACCACTCAGGACGGCCGCAAACTCGAAGTTGTGGGGCTCGCAATCATGCTTGCGGGCAAGCTTGAAGCCAGCGAACTCATCGAAGTCAAGGATCACCCTTACCGCCGAACGATTCTGGCCACGGTACCAGAGGCCACCCACATGGCAGGCCGCGTCCCGCTGACGCGCGCGGAGGCGGAGATCGTTCTCGCCGCCTTCAACAAAGCGGAGGCCGACGTGCTCGGCAATCCCGTCGCTATCCACGAGCGGTTTCGCATTGCTGCGATGACGAAGGCCCGTGAACAGGGGATTGAGTAGCGTGACCTGAGATGCCTCGAAGCTGCATCGGTGCCCAAGCGCCGAGCTCCCTGTTGCATACCGAATCCCCGCGGAATAACGGCGCCGCTCTCCCGCCCCCTCGTTAGATTTTCTCCAAGCCGCTGCGGCGGGAGGAGGAAATGTCACTCGTTTCGGAGCTTTACCGCGCTTGACCCAATTTGGAAGCATCTTAAGCTATCATCGCCTCGCCTGTCGCGAGGGCTACATTCAAGAGGCTGAAGCGTGGGTCTGGCAGCTAGCCGCGCACACCCGTGCACAGGCGCCACAGCCGATGCACGCTCCATCATTCTTCAGCACCATGACCTTCCTTTCGATCTCGTCATCATCGTCTTCTAGATCGACGATCTCACCGGCCTCGTTGATGCCCTTTAGCATCATAACCTCGCGCCCGCACACTTTGTAGCAACGGCCGCATCCGATGCACCTTTTGGGATCGATTGAAATCAGATACTCGGGTTTCCAATTGCGACCGTCCCGTGTTGCACATGACATGTCACGATCCTTATGCTTGTTCCTGCGCCTTGAGATCCTCGCGCTTGCGCTCGAGCTCGTCGAAGGCGTCGTGAACCTGTTGGGCAACACTAAGGATTGACGTCCAGTTGGCGGGCAGTTCCTCGGCCAGGTCGTGGAGATCCATCTTTGCCTGAGTGGCCTTAGCCGAGAGCTTCTTGATCTCGGCTTTCAGTGCTTCTAAGTTGCTCATCCATTACCTCAGTAGTTCGCAACTTCCGGAAACTTTCGGATCATCTCGGTCCCGCTGTCGACATGTTTGTCACCTTCCGTAGCGAGCTTTGAGAGATTGTCAAAACCGAAACGATGCACGTCGCGCAGTTGCTTGTTTACGACAATGAGCCGACCACCTATCAGCACAATGCGGCCAAAGCCTTCATGGTGCATTTTCAGCATCGGCGAAACCATCACGCCGGTGGCCTTCTCGATGGATAACGCAACAGCGTTGAAGAACAATTCCAATCGCCAGATCGTGTCCGGATCGGGATCGCCCACAATCGGCAAGGCCCGGCGCTTCTCGCTGTCGAGAATATAGGGCTCGAGCAGCTCGAGATCGCTCTTGCTCTCCCAAACACCGTGGCCGTCCTCGGCGCGCCAGATCTTGACGAGCTCCTTCACAAAGGGCGCCTCCTCCGCCCGGCCAGCTCGGATCAATCCACCCGCCTCGTTCATAATCGTTTTCCCTCAGTCCTCGAAATGAAACGAGCGAGTCTGGCCCTTGGCTAGCACTTTGCGCAACCAGGGTGGCGGGGAGCCCTTCAATACACCTTCGAGCTTAATACAGAGATCGTCGATCGCTTCAGGCCTACTCACTTTCATCGGATGGACATTATTTGCCACGACACGCGCGGCGCCGGAGCCGCCGATCGCAGCAACGTACAGGATCGCGCAGTCTTTGATGGCCTCGATCTTCGGCGTGAGCTTGTCTTCATTGCCGTCCTCCTTAAGATCGCCGTCGAACTGGATGGACTCAATCAAATGGTGCCCTTCGGGCCTAACGTCGTAGATGGCGATGTTTTTAGCCCAGCCAAAATGTGCGTCGACGCGCTTTAGATCCTGCGTGGCAAATGCGACCTTCATCGGCTCTGATTCCTATTTTCGCGCTAGTTCAGTTGCGGCGGAACGACATGCAGGCCGGCGCCCACGGTCCGCCAGGTTGCCGGCGTGGGCTGGCGGTTGTCCTCGCGGTCAGCAATGATGAGGTTTGCGAGGTCAAAGATAAGCTCGCGCGTACCGCGATAGCCCACGCTCATCCGGTGACCTGCGCCCAGGCGATCAAATATCGGAAAGCCGGCACGGTAGAAGGGAATGTCCAGCCGGGCGGCCGCCTGCCGGCCGTGCGAATGAGAGATCAGCAGATCACACTGCCGCGCCTTGGCAAGATCCTCCAGATCTCCGAGATCGCCGATGACAACCTCCTTGGCCTTGACGCGTTCGAGCACCGGGGATGCCGTTGTCGTCACCGCCGCAGTCACCTGCGCACCCATCTCGTACAACACGCTCGAGATGTCAAACAAGAGGTCCGGCTCAGCCCCAATCGCGAGCTTTCGACCCGCGATATGGAAATGCGTATCCAGCATGGCGTCCGCGAGCTGGCCACGTTGCCGACGATATCTTTTCGGCACCGACTTGCCGCTGATATCGCTCAAGAAAGTGATGAATTCATCATTGGGAACAAGGCCACAGAGCCGTTCGAATAGCCGGAACGGCACGCCAGTCCTGGCCTGCATCGCCTCAGCCGCGCGCCTCATCTGCGCTCCGATAGCGATCGTCCAGGCCGCCTGCCCCATAGTTGCGATCTCGTCGACCCCAATTCCGCCGATCGTAGTCTGCGTGAATTCGTCGGGGATGTGACCGTCGAGCGAACCTGAAATATCCGGAAGGAAGGACGGCCTGATCCCAAAATCTTCAAAGATCGTTCGTAGCTCGTCTAGGTCGCCGGGGGTTAGGTGGCAGCCAGGTAGGACATTAACCCGCAAGGAATCGCGCGGCGCGGCCGCATCAACGGAATCAACAAGCACTTCGACCATTCGCGCCACGGTCTTTTCCCAGCCATCCTGAAAGGCGTCCTTGAAATCGGGCGTCGAGACGTAGACGAGCGGAAACTTCTTGAGATGCGGATGATTTTGTCGAATAAGGCGAATGAACGCCTCGACGTCGTCGCCCTTGGTCTCGGTGACGCCAGTCGAATTGATGCCAATAATCTCCGGCTTGACGCGTTTGTAGATATTGAGAATTGCCTGTTCGACATTCTCGTACCCACCGAGCACAGTCGACACCTCGCTCATTGCGGTGGTCTGCAGGGGCACCGCTTCCTTAAAATGGCGGACAAACAGGGTTAATCCGAAAGACGTGCAGCCCTGAGGACCGTGTAAGAGTGGCATCGCCCCCCGCAGTCCCAAGAAGGCGAAGGAGCCGCCAATCGGCTGGCTCATCTTCAGCGGGTTGATCGTGCAGGCCTTGTCGGAACAGGTCACGATAGCCATAGCTTGCACCCTTGTTGAGGCCCTACTCCGCCGCCTGCAGCGCGGACGTCGGCTGGGCCGGCGTGTTCTCCTCGGTCCGCCGCATACAGGCCGCGGAAGCCTCGGTGTCATGGGCCATGGCATCGGGAGCGTTGGATCCGTGAGCGGGAATGCGATCGTTGATGATGCTGAAATCGACTGTACTGCACGAGTGCGTTCTCTTGGCGCGCGCGGCTTTCTCGGCCCCGACCGAATTCGGCCGGCCTCCGGCGACAGGCACCTCCATTGGCCCAAGCGCTTTAGCATGCCGGGTCACCTCAGTGACATCCCACGGCGCGGGCATACGGAGCTGATCCCACATCGGATTGTAAAGCGCCTTATCGATCTCTTCCATGAGCTTCACGATGCCCACATAGCCCATGTAGGCGTGGCAACGCTCTTGATTTATGTCGAGCCATGGCACGGCCGCTTTTAGAGCGACGAATTGCGACTTGCCGCCCGAGAGCATGATGTCTGCTTTAGCCTCTCTAAGCATCTTGTACATTTCACGGGGCGTAAGATCCTCGATCATGTGAGCATCATGCCCCATCAGTTGTTGAATACGCTGCTTGTCGTCGCTGGTTGATTTCTTGACAGAAGTGCCGACAATCTCGAGCCCTGCTTCCTGCAGAGCAGCAACCACGGACCATGACTTCACGCCGCCAGTGACGAGCAGTACCTTCTTGCCGGCAAACCGCGGCCTGAATCGCTCGATTGCAGCCCAAGCCTTTGCTTCCTCGCGTGCGACTACAGCCTCAGTGCACTCCATTAAGTGACGCGGCGCGCCGCGCTCGATAAGCATGCGCGCGATCTTTCGCAGAGCCTCGCTGGTGTCTTGAATGCCGTAGAAAGATCCTTCAAAAAATGGAATGCCGTAACGTTCTTTCATCCTGGTCGCGACGTTGATCATGGCCCTGGAGCACACCATCATGGCGGCTCTCGCCCGATGTGAGCAGGCGGCCTCGTGATATTTGCCATCGCCGGAGATGCAGGACAGGATCCGAATGCCGATTTCGTCCAGCAGCGGCTTGATCTGCCAGAGCTCGCCGGACAAATTGTACTCACCTATGAGATTGATATCGTAGGGCGTTATGTAATCGGGCTCCTGCGTGCCAATCACATACTCGAGCAGCGCTTCACCGGCGAGCTTATTGCCAAGGTTTTTCGAACCGACAAATCCCGGCGAATTGACCGGAATGACGGGCTTGCCGAATTTCGCTGCCGCAATTTTACAGACCGCATTAATATCGTCACCGATCATGGCCGGAACGCAGGTCTGATATACGAAGATCGCCGGAGGATCATACCTCTCGATGATTTCCTTGATGGCCTTGTACAGCCGCTTCTCGCCGCCGAATACGACATCAATCTCATTCATATCGGTCGTGAAGCTTGTGCGCCACAGATCAGGTCCTGACGAGGCAGAG
Encoded proteins:
- a CDS encoding nitrogen fixation protein NifZ, with the protein product MSSGVPNNDLVELTSAPAFDFGEKVRANRTIRNDGTYAGREIGDILAKKGEVGYVVSIGTFLQKFYIYGVEFIESGNRVGMKREELDRIATGGGRPAVAQELSTMIEAEPPEYQRGPAR
- a CDS encoding 4Fe4S-binding leucine-rich repeat protein, translated to MSGDIDEARNWQDDPIDCTRCAHVDLKTSGRCQPKQACINDRHAQRIDRFFDSNPELADSYLAHPYFEVRAIAAKFASLFLLPPLLADEDGTVRSSAVRRLPGRDVLHLQNDPCDEVRMRVATRLEGDELLLMAPDKYYYVRLVVARRIAPSLLGGLIHDEEAEVRRVVARRIPEDWLLRMVDDRDASVRLTIAQRLSPQLLSLLRHDQDWRIRHEVASRIAPSELIGLIDDPYSLVRDVARSRLAVEAERGPRASA
- a CDS encoding 4Fe-4S binding protein, yielding MPFKIIASQCTGCSACESECPNVAITEKGGTFVIDPKKCTECIGHFDEPQCVAVCPVDNTCVIDTSFARFQVRA
- the nifB gene encoding nitrogenase cofactor biosynthesis protein NifB; translated protein: MDAPTQQEASSIGNEIGEITQLNAVQMRCGRNSGGGTTGCGSPAGRGDIPAETWEKVKNHPCYSEQAHHHYARMHVGVAPACNIQCNYCNRKYDCTNESRPGVVSERLTPEQAARKVMAVASTVPQMTVVGIAGPGDPLANPEKTFKTFELIREVAPDLKLCMSTNGLALPDHIDTIKKLNVDHVTITINMVDPEIGAKIYPWIFYKHKRYTGIQAAKILNDRQLQGVEMLAKLGILCKINSVMIPGINDQHLIEVNKAVKWRGAFLHNIVPLISSPEHGTVFGLRGQRGPTPGELKALHDSCEGDMHMMRHCRQCRADAVGLLGEDRRAEFTTEKIMQMDVKYDVESRKIYQSNIEEERSAKTIAERADLTKCADDDSDIKVLVAVATKGSGLINEHFGHAKEFQVYELSTSGVKFVGHRPVDVYCQGGYAEERNLGTIIRSINDCHAVFIAKIGGCPRAELIGAGVEPVDLYAYEPIDKSTSAWFEAYLDRVNSGAIKHIELGDPAICRSTLISAA
- a CDS encoding SIR2 family protein: MNRPDPCSEFVHLPAAEAVLRKVSKGLRGGNVVPYLGTGLAELSNTGVPMNPEDLAAFFAAKVALPRRARGNAWASAQYIENTRHRTALTAMMADAFCKPVEPTQLHRLLSMLPLPLIVDSWYDGAMRNALAGHSNWGEIQGISRAGLREHRWYRFYDAAGAEVDSASARNWRIILYKPHGSVAPAKNFLVSDADYVEVLTEIDIQTPIPKEVIVRRTGRSFLFLGCRFNDQLLRTYARQVSKRSSDVHYAVIEPDTVSKNECRFLLEQGVTPLAIPLTHAVEILSAN
- the nifT gene encoding putative nitrogen fixation protein NifT → MKVIIRRSPEIGLSIYVPKKDLEEPIVESEYETLWGGWIRIANGWVLDLPQMRSDTTLPITVNAKKRGGDREEE
- the nifS gene encoding cysteine desulfurase NifS, with amino-acid sequence MRPIYLDNNATTRTDPSVVAAMLPFFSEQFGNASSAHEVGRKVAESIRAARSCVQTLIGAASDHEIVFTSGGTESDNTAILSALAVQEHRGEIVTTAVEHPAVLSLADELGRRGNKCHLIPVDRAGRLDIDAYRRALSPRTAVASVMWANNETGTIFPIEVLAKMARSVGALFHTDAVQAVGRVPINVKSTEVDMLSLSGHKLHGPKGIGALYVRKDTKFRRLIFGGPQERRRRSGTENVPGIIGLGRAAELAAVDLGRERMEIAAMRDRLEHGIRDLGNCVVLGDQENRLPNTSNIAFEHMEGEAITHHLNRAGVAVSLGSACSAGSMEPSHVLRAMNVPSARLRGAIRFSLSRETTSEEVDHVVVALRKIIMKLREASSGLAGARKKSTLDAMSPLDESNYSSFS
- a CDS encoding NifU family protein, which translates into the protein MLVETEQSREMRANEDLERERIVRAVLDEIRPNLKRDGGDCELIGIEGNKIMIKLTGACVFCKLANVTLEGIRARLIERLGEFVRLIPVAGSARNGN
- a CDS encoding iron-sulfur cluster assembly accessory protein, with protein sequence MINLTETAQNAVKSAISTAARPVSGLRIIVEGGGCAGFKYSMGLAEAPKPDDTVIERGGIKLFIDNDSREHLAGTTIDFVMSLESSGFTFDNPNAKSNCSCGKSFS
- the fdxB gene encoding ferredoxin III, nif-specific — protein: MSCATRDGRNWKPEYLISIDPKRCIGCGRCYKVCGREVMMLKGINEAGEIVDLEDDDDEIERKVMVLKNDGACIGCGACARVCAASCQTHASAS
- a CDS encoding CCE_0567 family metalloprotein encodes the protein MSNLEALKAEIKKLSAKATQAKMDLHDLAEELPANWTSILSVAQQVHDAFDELERKREDLKAQEQA